In Ruminococcaceae bacterium BL-4, one DNA window encodes the following:
- a CDS encoding conserved membrane protein of unknown function (Evidence 4 : Unknown function but conserved in other organisms), with protein MTKKRTLWWLAPITVLVLMSVVYLVNGLFPFGKNTISWCDMNQQVVPLLMDFKDILLGKSSMLFNLQNAGGMNFWGVFLFFLSSPFSFLVLLVPKADFYLLMNVMVALKMACSALTAGFLFRHFFPKMETLAVTAFSVMYACSGFTMMYFQNLVWLDTVCLFPLFLIGLRKLFLEKKLLSYILSFSALLVVHFYLSYMIVMWLVLASGIICFFMTPKEQRGERIFLLGAATAAVLLLTGVIWLPALMQFLESGRGESVIESISSGSLLTRWNTTLPVLICTGMAVAAIPLTILEKKRTDLHKVSFILFVLLLIPLFIDPINKMWHTGSYQAFPVRYGFILVLMGLLAAACSIEQTDRSRLPFHTDKDIFGVSVVISILIGIAALWLLSHQYENLTIYVRTLWMSQSALLLMMIFAVLAAALYFLLGYFYRHHAMSKRFFCIVLCLITLTEAFFYAEVFIASAKHDGTTKQTVTDLKGKIDDNSLYRLKMDKKYFDVNLIGGIGYPSLSHYTSLTDGTYLKAIREMGYSGYWMEVNSNGGTALSDALFGNRYSVLSAFAFTDGREKIYSNEDYQIVKENFTMPFGTVISNLGEPLTDRNRFEIQNDLYHTAFGTEEDLFTQYQPDFTENVEMSQLDTGEKITLDNRAAYLQYQIPIKGTQTLYFDCFQEATNALTEPVNGGCAIAVNGKIIRSLYPTSTENGILNLGTFTDETVQVKISLFHSLNCTSFGVYGMDCEKLQNSIQSCENCQDVNLKESKNGLSGTVYTEQDGYLFLPIRGGNGFTAEVNGSSVNIDSAFGAFLAVPVTAGENQVTVTYWPPGFRPGVIVSILGLFYLIPLLYLHKKKMFLRLKFLYRPAQWVFAILCISVVSLLYIAPVVVWIVYS; from the coding sequence ATGACCAAAAAGCGAACTCTATGGTGGCTGGCACCAATTACTGTGTTGGTTTTAATGAGCGTTGTTTATTTGGTTAATGGACTCTTTCCTTTTGGAAAAAACACCATTTCATGGTGTGATATGAATCAACAGGTCGTTCCTCTTCTGATGGATTTTAAAGATATTTTACTTGGAAAATCCAGTATGCTTTTTAATTTGCAGAATGCAGGAGGAATGAACTTTTGGGGAGTCTTTTTGTTTTTCCTCTCCAGCCCCTTTTCCTTTTTGGTACTTTTAGTTCCAAAAGCGGATTTCTACTTGTTAATGAATGTAATGGTGGCACTCAAAATGGCCTGTAGTGCATTGACAGCAGGCTTTTTGTTCCGCCACTTTTTCCCGAAGATGGAAACACTTGCGGTTACGGCTTTTTCGGTCATGTATGCCTGCAGCGGCTTTACCATGATGTATTTTCAGAATTTGGTTTGGTTGGATACGGTATGTCTGTTTCCACTCTTTTTAATAGGATTGCGCAAATTGTTTTTAGAGAAAAAACTTCTTTCTTATATTTTGAGCTTTTCTGCACTTTTAGTTGTGCATTTTTACCTTAGCTATATGATTGTGATGTGGCTTGTTTTAGCAAGCGGAATTATTTGCTTTTTTATGACGCCAAAGGAGCAAAGAGGAGAGCGCATTTTCCTTTTAGGAGCAGCTACAGCAGCAGTTTTGCTTTTGACCGGCGTGATTTGGCTCCCTGCGTTGATGCAGTTTTTGGAATCGGGACGTGGGGAGAGCGTTATAGAAAGTATTTCTTCTGGAAGCCTTTTGACAAGGTGGAATACAACATTGCCAGTACTTATCTGTACCGGTATGGCGGTTGCTGCGATTCCGCTGACAATTTTAGAAAAGAAGCGAACAGATCTCCATAAAGTTAGTTTTATCCTTTTTGTTTTATTATTGATCCCGCTTTTTATAGATCCAATCAATAAGATGTGGCATACAGGCAGCTATCAGGCATTTCCGGTACGCTATGGATTTATTTTAGTATTAATGGGACTTTTAGCGGCTGCTTGTTCGATTGAGCAAACGGATCGTTCTAGGCTGCCTTTTCATACGGATAAAGATATTTTTGGGGTCAGTGTTGTAATTTCAATTTTGATAGGGATTGCTGCATTGTGGCTGTTGAGCCATCAGTACGAAAATCTGACTATTTATGTCAGAACTCTTTGGATGAGTCAGTCTGCGCTTTTATTGATGATGATTTTTGCAGTTCTTGCGGCAGCTCTCTATTTTCTGCTGGGATATTTTTATCGTCATCACGCGATGAGTAAGCGCTTTTTCTGTATCGTTTTATGTTTGATTACTTTAACGGAAGCTTTTTTCTATGCGGAAGTTTTTATCGCTTCTGCTAAGCATGATGGGACAACAAAGCAAACGGTTACAGATTTGAAAGGGAAGATTGACGATAACAGTTTATATCGGCTGAAGATGGATAAGAAATATTTTGATGTAAATCTGATCGGTGGGATAGGATATCCGTCACTCTCCCATTATACTTCTCTTACGGATGGTACTTATTTGAAGGCAATTCGCGAAATGGGCTACAGTGGATATTGGATGGAAGTAAACTCTAATGGAGGGACAGCCCTTTCTGATGCGCTGTTTGGAAATCGTTACAGTGTGTTATCTGCTTTTGCTTTTACTGACGGGAGAGAAAAAATTTATTCCAATGAAGACTATCAGATTGTAAAAGAAAATTTTACGATGCCGTTTGGAACAGTGATTTCAAATTTGGGAGAGCCTTTAACAGATCGAAATCGATTTGAGATCCAGAATGACCTATATCATACTGCTTTTGGAACAGAAGAAGATTTGTTTACTCAATATCAGCCGGATTTCACTGAGAATGTTGAGATGTCCCAGTTGGATACGGGAGAAAAGATTACTTTAGACAATCGCGCAGCATATTTACAATACCAAATTCCGATAAAGGGAACTCAGACTCTTTATTTTGATTGCTTTCAAGAAGCGACAAATGCTCTAACGGAACCAGTAAATGGGGGCTGTGCAATTGCGGTAAATGGAAAAATCATTCGTTCTCTTTATCCCACTTCTACAGAAAATGGGATTTTGAATCTTGGAACCTTTACAGATGAGACCGTTCAAGTAAAGATCAGTTTGTTTCATTCGCTAAATTGCACTTCATTTGGTGTTTACGGGATGGATTGTGAAAAATTACAGAATTCGATACAAAGCTGTGAAAATTGTCAAGACGTAAATCTTAAAGAGTCTAAAAACGGATTATCTGGGACAGTTTATACAGAACAAGATGGCTATTTGTTTCTTCCGATTCGAGGAGGAAATGGATTTACAGCGGAGGTGAATGGAAGTTCAGTCAATATTGATTCTGCTTTTGGAGCTTTTCTTGCAGTTCCGGTTACCGCTGGAGAAAATCAAGTGACTGTTACTTATTGGCCGCCAGGCTTTCGTCCCGGAGTTATCGTTTCGATTTTGGGGCTTTTCTATTTAATACCTTTGCTGTATTTGCATAAGAAAAAGATGTTTTTACGTTTAAAATTCCTTTATCGGCCGGCGCAATGGGTTTTTGCAATCCTGTGTATCAGTGTTGTGTCTTTACTTTATATTGCCCCAGTTGTAGTTTGGATCGTTTATTCATAG
- a CDS encoding NADPH-dependent FMN reductase produces MEKIAVLVGSARKGGNTELLANAFVKGAKEHHEVTMIFAANVKVNGCIGCNACYSDEKHRCIQKDDMDQIYSQLKDADAIVIATPVYFYNVSSQLKCIIDRLHNPIRDEFKVKQLFLLAVAADTNPTVFDSIKVMYRSVLHYFHLKDGGMITVSGVKDCGDIVGHKALEEAYQLGKNIE; encoded by the coding sequence ATGGAAAAGATAGCTGTACTAGTAGGAAGTGCCCGAAAAGGCGGCAATACTGAACTTTTGGCAAATGCTTTTGTAAAAGGTGCAAAGGAACACCATGAGGTAACAATGATTTTTGCTGCAAATGTAAAAGTGAATGGTTGTATAGGCTGTAATGCCTGTTATTCTGATGAAAAGCATCGTTGTATCCAGAAAGATGATATGGATCAAATTTATTCTCAACTCAAAGATGCGGATGCGATTGTGATTGCCACTCCGGTTTACTTTTATAACGTAAGTTCTCAGTTAAAATGTATCATTGATCGGCTGCATAATCCAATTCGAGATGAGTTTAAAGTAAAACAGCTTTTTCTTCTTGCAGTCGCTGCGGATACGAATCCAACCGTTTTTGATTCCATTAAGGTTATGTACCGATCGGTGCTGCATTATTTTCATCTAAAAGATGGTGGTATGATTACAGTGTCGGGAGTGAAAGACTGCGGGGATATTGTTGGACATAAAGCTTTAGAAGAAGCCTATCAACTTGGTAAAAACATTGAATAA
- a CDS encoding conserved protein of unknown function (Evidence 4 : Unknown function but conserved in other organisms) has translation MDCVKIGDSNSDIDAKDGTQNLDTATDWYTSFKNSVEFAKDEAAKISSQQFPQLVHDICTKDVRDIGIANRTIYQTVPCNPNGSAGCRGGMLPDVVPSVSSIRVLCADESLSPSTGCDRITNTVEFEVVLKYGDNTFVVMTPKESFDLLWSDFRRFPSFQPFSSVSEFKQELKNIDGSCKAIKVVGTSVVQDGNDCVLRIDYEVFDKLWKFEDLIILAVKPISDNTTVCDLFDQGHQIGPCSNGSGGSACCGG, from the coding sequence ATGGATTGCGTGAAAATCGGTGACTCCAATTCAGATATAGATGCTAAAGACGGCACACAGAACCTAGATACTGCAACGGATTGGTATACAAGTTTTAAAAACAGCGTTGAATTTGCGAAAGATGAGGCGGCAAAAATATCTTCGCAGCAGTTCCCTCAATTGGTGCATGATATCTGCACAAAAGATGTTCGGGATATCGGTATAGCAAATAGAACTATTTACCAAACGGTTCCTTGCAATCCCAATGGGAGTGCAGGCTGTCGTGGGGGAATGCTCCCAGACGTAGTTCCTTCTGTTTCCAGTATCCGTGTTTTGTGTGCTGACGAAAGTTTGAGTCCATCTACCGGCTGCGATCGCATTACAAATACGGTTGAGTTTGAAGTGGTGCTGAAATACGGAGATAATACCTTTGTAGTGATGACACCGAAAGAATCATTTGATCTATTATGGAGCGATTTTAGACGTTTTCCAAGTTTCCAACCTTTCTCGAGCGTCAGCGAATTTAAGCAGGAACTGAAAAACATCGATGGATCCTGCAAAGCAATTAAAGTTGTTGGTACAAGTGTGGTACAGGATGGGAACGATTGCGTCTTGAGAATTGATTATGAGGTGTTTGATAAATTATGGAAGTTTGAAGATCTTATCATTCTGGCAGTAAAGCCAATCTCCGACAATACCACTGTTTGCGACTTGTTCGATCAGGGACATCAAATCGGGCCTTGCTCAAATGGTTCCGGCGGCAGTGCCTGCTGTGGCGGTTAG
- a CDS encoding putative Zinc-specific metallo-regulatory protein (Evidence 3 : Putative function from multiple computational evidences), translating to MPNQNEFENLLTNRNLKRTKTRILVLEVLKDSSPKTVDEIFSVLYQNNMKLSLSTVYRTCETLTEKGILSKVNLTDDGVARYEYMKSEHTHHAICLGCNKIIPIDDCPYGQFDQIMKSKYGFDVKSHHIEIYGYCQDCIRKKEKKE from the coding sequence TTGCCGAATCAAAATGAATTTGAAAATTTATTGACAAATAGAAATTTAAAAAGAACGAAGACAAGAATTTTAGTTCTTGAAGTTTTGAAAGATTCATCACCCAAAACAGTCGACGAAATTTTTTCTGTTTTATATCAAAATAATATGAAGCTGAGTTTATCTACTGTTTATCGGACTTGTGAAACATTGACGGAGAAAGGGATTCTGTCAAAAGTGAATTTAACAGATGACGGTGTGGCTAGATATGAATATATGAAGTCTGAGCATACACATCATGCAATCTGCCTTGGCTGTAATAAGATTATTCCGATTGATGACTGTCCTTATGGTCAATTTGATCAGATCATGAAATCTAAATATGGGTTTGATGTTAAAAGTCACCATATTGAGATTTATGGATACTGTCAGGATTGTATTAGAAAAAAAGAAAAAAAGGAATAG
- the sdaAA gene encoding L-serine dehydratase (alpha chain) (Evidence 2a : Function from experimental evidences in other organisms; PubMedId : 2504697, 16014871, 22686449; Product type e : enzyme) codes for MSFSSIAQMLSESEKNQLPLWKTILQDNLAEQGGTEKDFFARMQLMWTAMQESSKNYKAEDRSNSGLTGGDGAKVFCAAQKGLLFGDSFLNEIITEALKVSECNACMKRIVATPTAGSCGVLPAILLPLKRRDLFPDDSFVKALFVAAGFGQVIAQRASIAGAYGGCQAEIGAASAMGAAALVSLKGGTNQMCANACAVALSNLMGLVCDPVAGLVEVPCVNRNVIGAMNALSCANLALSNIQSRIPPDEVIDAMNEVGEEMNPDLKETGKGGLAGTPTGCKIAQKLSEEKDYL; via the coding sequence ATGTCTTTTTCTTCGATTGCACAAATGCTTTCCGAATCAGAAAAGAATCAACTGCCTTTATGGAAAACAATTTTGCAGGATAATTTGGCCGAGCAGGGTGGTACAGAAAAAGATTTTTTTGCTCGCATGCAGTTAATGTGGACAGCTATGCAGGAATCAAGCAAAAATTATAAAGCAGAGGACCGTTCTAACAGCGGCCTTACGGGCGGAGATGGGGCGAAAGTCTTTTGCGCAGCACAAAAAGGCCTGCTTTTTGGAGACTCATTTTTAAACGAGATTATTACAGAAGCGCTTAAAGTTAGTGAATGCAATGCCTGTATGAAACGGATTGTTGCAACACCGACGGCTGGGTCTTGTGGGGTTCTGCCGGCAATTCTGCTGCCGCTAAAGCGCAGAGACCTTTTTCCTGACGATTCTTTTGTAAAGGCACTTTTTGTAGCGGCAGGATTTGGACAGGTAATTGCTCAGCGTGCTTCGATTGCCGGAGCTTATGGAGGATGTCAAGCGGAGATTGGAGCGGCTTCGGCAATGGGGGCGGCGGCTTTGGTGAGCCTAAAGGGAGGTACCAATCAGATGTGTGCAAATGCCTGTGCAGTTGCACTATCAAATTTGATGGGACTTGTCTGTGATCCAGTGGCAGGCTTAGTTGAAGTTCCGTGCGTAAACCGTAATGTGATCGGAGCCATGAATGCGTTGAGCTGTGCTAATTTGGCGCTTTCCAATATTCAGAGCAGAATACCGCCGGATGAAGTGATCGACGCGATGAATGAAGTGGGAGAAGAGATGAATCCGGATTTGAAAGAAACCGGAAAAGGAGGCCTTGCTGGCACCCCTACCGGGTGTAAAATTGCGCAGAAACTTTCTGAAGAAAAAGATTATTTGTGA
- a CDS encoding conserved protein of unknown function (Evidence 4 : Unknown function but conserved in other organisms), translated as MREFINVARVKGMYQGKVINSISNPCKITVKRKYHCICEHVYKTFQITDARNVESRVYYNGVRQFEWNHVTMIAVGYEIRTKYIDSKDYKKIRTDYGNVLFFSPTNAHKYLLRIPNLPVCIILKDKVTVEFPVIAAFSNI; from the coding sequence ATGCGAGAATTTATAAACGTGGCGCGTGTTAAAGGAATGTATCAAGGAAAGGTTATCAATTCGATTAGTAATCCTTGCAAAATTACAGTAAAGCGTAAATATCATTGTATCTGCGAACATGTCTATAAAACTTTTCAAATAACCGATGCACGCAATGTTGAGTCACGCGTTTATTATAATGGTGTGCGGCAGTTTGAATGGAATCATGTTACAATGATTGCGGTTGGATATGAAATTCGTACTAAGTATATTGATAGCAAAGACTATAAAAAGATCAGAACCGATTATGGGAATGTTTTATTTTTTAGTCCGACGAATGCACACAAATACTTGCTGAGGATTCCAAATTTGCCTGTCTGCATCATCTTAAAGGATAAAGTGACAGTTGAGTTTCCGGTTATAGCAGCATTCAGCAACATTTGA
- the sdaAB gene encoding L-serine dehydratase (beta chain) (Evidence 2a : Function from experimental evidences in other organisms; PubMedId : 8385012, 9244285, 16014871, 22686449; Product type e : enzyme), which translates to MNIFDIIGPVMIGPSSSHTAGAVRIGLISRKLLGEKPKNAQILLHGSFADTGKGHGTDRALIAGLLGLKPDDANIPMSFSLAEKEKLHFSFGTVHLKGAHPNTAVLRLEGVTGKTLEIEASSIGGGQIKVCKLDGIETNFSGDYHTLIVHNMDRPGHVAQVTTVLSQRNVNIARMQLYRNILGGYAVMVIECDQKIPEDVVTWLTKLDGIIKVTYLNIEE; encoded by the coding sequence TTGAATATTTTCGATATTATCGGTCCGGTTATGATTGGTCCCTCCAGTTCTCATACAGCGGGAGCAGTGCGGATTGGACTCATTTCCAGAAAACTTTTGGGAGAAAAACCAAAAAATGCACAGATTTTGCTTCATGGTTCCTTTGCGGATACCGGAAAGGGGCATGGAACAGACCGTGCTTTGATTGCTGGACTTTTAGGGCTAAAGCCGGATGACGCCAACATTCCGATGAGCTTTTCATTGGCAGAAAAAGAGAAACTCCATTTTTCATTTGGAACCGTTCATCTGAAGGGAGCACATCCAAATACGGCTGTCCTTCGTCTGGAAGGCGTTACAGGAAAGACTTTGGAGATTGAAGCAAGCTCTATAGGCGGAGGACAAATCAAAGTTTGCAAGCTTGATGGAATCGAAACAAACTTTTCCGGAGATTATCATACATTGATTGTCCATAACATGGACCGTCCTGGACATGTGGCGCAGGTGACGACCGTACTCTCACAAAGAAACGTTAACATTGCCCGGATGCAGCTCTATCGGAATATTTTAGGCGGATATGCGGTTATGGTGATTGAGTGTGATCAAAAGATTCCGGAAGATGTTGTCACATGGCTGACAAAATTAGATGGAATTATTAAAGTGACCTATTTAAATATTGAGGAATAG
- a CDS encoding putative ROK family protein (glucokinase) (Evidence 3 : Putative function from multiple computational evidences) yields the protein MYYLGIDLGGTHMAAGVINDSYEIIARAKQDTIVPCSHEEMTEQLSRVALDALKNAGISVNDLPWIGVGTPGSVNRNTGIVGFAGNLYLKNYELVKRLSERMKCRVIVENDANAAAYGEYMAGAMKGAKSALAITLGTGIGSGIILDGKIYGGCNFAAGEMGHIVMEYNGRLCTCGRRGCWETYASATGLITTTRLFMEKAANKESPIWHLINGDLKKINGRTAFDAMRAGDPLGKEIVDTYIGHLGCGIVNCINTFQPDILCIGGGICNEGETLLKPLRAYVEKEVFSVPGGKATELKVAQLGNDAGIIGAALLGK from the coding sequence TTGTATTATCTTGGCATTGACCTCGGAGGCACCCATATGGCTGCAGGGGTCATCAATGATTCCTATGAGATCATCGCTCGGGCAAAGCAAGACACCATTGTCCCCTGTTCCCATGAAGAAATGACTGAACAGCTTAGCCGAGTAGCACTTGACGCTCTGAAAAATGCTGGAATCTCTGTAAACGATCTTCCTTGGATCGGTGTTGGTACCCCGGGAAGCGTAAATCGAAATACCGGCATTGTTGGATTTGCCGGAAATCTGTATCTAAAAAATTACGAGCTTGTAAAACGACTATCAGAGCGCATGAAATGTAGGGTAATCGTAGAAAACGATGCCAATGCTGCGGCTTACGGCGAATATATGGCCGGAGCAATGAAAGGTGCAAAAAGTGCACTTGCCATTACACTGGGGACCGGAATCGGAAGCGGAATTATTTTAGATGGAAAAATCTATGGTGGCTGCAACTTTGCTGCCGGAGAAATGGGACATATTGTGATGGAATATAACGGACGACTCTGCACCTGCGGCAGAAGAGGATGCTGGGAAACTTATGCCTCTGCTACAGGCCTAATTACGACAACTCGTCTTTTTATGGAAAAAGCTGCAAATAAAGAATCTCCTATTTGGCATCTTATCAATGGGGATCTCAAAAAGATTAATGGACGAACTGCCTTTGATGCTATGCGGGCAGGTGATCCTCTCGGCAAAGAAATTGTTGATACCTATATTGGCCATTTAGGCTGTGGAATTGTAAATTGCATCAATACCTTTCAACCAGATATTCTCTGTATCGGAGGAGGAATCTGCAACGAGGGAGAAACGCTGCTGAAGCCGCTTCGAGCTTATGTTGAAAAAGAAGTCTTTTCAGTTCCGGGGGGAAAAGCTACTGAACTAAAGGTTGCACAGCTCGGAAATGACGCTGGAATTATTGGCGCTGCTTTATTAGGAAAATAA
- a CDS encoding putative metal transport system membrane protein TP_0036 (Evidence 3 : Putative function from multiple computational evidences) produces MLNYSFMQNALFVSVFISILCPCIGIFLVLRRYSMIGDTLSHASLAGITIGLLCNQSPILGAFVFTSICGALIEFLRTYFKKYTDLILTIVLSLSVGIAITIISSGKLHANADSFLFGSVLTVTEFDMITVFVLSIISVCTLIFLYNQMLYIAYDEEAAKIAGVKVKLINYVFSILVASAISVSIRIVGVLVLSSMIALPVATALQLGKGFKLTLIFSIVFSMIDILSGLFISYYLNVAPGGFTALVSVAVLVIVILARKITFQIKMKAV; encoded by the coding sequence ATGTTGAATTATAGTTTCATGCAAAATGCCCTGTTTGTATCTGTTTTCATTTCCATACTTTGTCCATGTATCGGAATTTTTTTAGTGCTCCGGCGATATTCCATGATAGGAGATACTTTGTCACACGCATCCCTTGCCGGTATTACAATTGGATTATTGTGTAATCAAAGCCCGATTCTTGGCGCTTTTGTTTTCACTTCAATCTGCGGAGCTTTAATCGAATTTCTGCGGACTTATTTTAAAAAATATACTGACCTGATTTTAACAATCGTACTTTCGCTCAGTGTCGGCATTGCCATTACAATCATCAGTTCCGGAAAGCTTCATGCCAATGCAGACTCTTTTTTATTCGGAAGCGTTTTGACTGTTACAGAATTTGATATGATCACCGTATTCGTCCTTAGCATCATTTCGGTCTGCACTCTCATTTTTCTATACAATCAAATGCTTTATATTGCTTATGATGAGGAAGCCGCAAAAATAGCAGGCGTAAAAGTAAAATTGATCAATTATGTGTTTTCAATCCTTGTTGCATCGGCAATTTCAGTTTCGATCCGCATTGTCGGTGTTCTGGTGTTAAGTTCCATGATTGCTCTTCCGGTCGCTACTGCGCTACAGCTCGGAAAAGGATTTAAACTAACGCTTATTTTTTCCATCGTATTCAGTATGATAGATATTTTATCCGGACTGTTTATTTCATACTACTTAAACGTAGCACCCGGCGGATTTACCGCCCTAGTCTCCGTCGCTGTCCTCGTGATCGTCATTCTAGCCCGAAAAATCACATTCCAAATAAAAATGAAGGCAGTATAA
- a CDS encoding Aldose 1-epimerase has translation MSLTEKKFGTLSDGTVISSYTLKNTNGASVTLLSFGARVQSIQMPDKRGNFDEMIMGHNELPPYTHRGNYQGAIIGRWANRIKDGQFVINGEQYQVTQNEGKNHLHGGNIGFSHRVWKLKCSDYHDDSPSITFRYCSPDGEEGFPGKCDVSVCYTLSADNALIMEYHAKTTAPTYLNLTNHCYFHLGGPQRDVLSTVLQIEADEVAEVTSDLIPTGKLLSVEGACDFRSGKTIGQDIRSGEPLIRQAGGYDHAYKLKGSGMRRVANAFDQKSGRHLRVFTDRPSMQLYTANSFDTEESDHGQIPLKPHHAFCLETQEFPDAMNHPEFCCSPLLPNEKFHTTTIYKFEL, from the coding sequence ATGAGTCTTACAGAAAAGAAATTTGGTACACTTTCAGACGGAACTGTTATCTCTTCCTATACACTCAAAAATACGAATGGTGCTTCTGTTACGCTGCTTTCCTTCGGCGCACGGGTGCAATCGATTCAGATGCCGGATAAACGCGGAAATTTCGATGAAATGATTATGGGCCATAATGAGCTCCCCCCTTATACCCATCGCGGAAACTACCAAGGAGCAATAATTGGCAGATGGGCTAATCGAATTAAAGATGGTCAGTTTGTAATAAACGGAGAACAATATCAGGTCACACAAAATGAAGGAAAGAATCATCTGCACGGTGGGAATATTGGATTTAGTCATCGGGTATGGAAGCTAAAGTGCAGCGATTATCATGATGATTCCCCCTCCATCACTTTCCGTTACTGCAGTCCCGACGGAGAAGAAGGATTTCCCGGGAAATGTGATGTTTCTGTCTGCTATACGCTTTCAGCCGACAATGCGCTAATCATGGAGTATCATGCAAAAACGACCGCCCCTACCTACTTAAACTTAACAAACCATTGCTACTTTCATCTCGGCGGACCACAGCGCGACGTGCTCTCTACCGTTTTACAGATAGAAGCCGATGAAGTTGCCGAAGTTACTTCTGATTTAATTCCAACCGGCAAACTTCTCTCAGTAGAAGGTGCCTGCGATTTTCGAAGCGGAAAAACGATTGGTCAGGATATTCGTTCCGGAGAACCCTTAATCCGACAAGCCGGCGGCTATGACCATGCTTACAAATTAAAAGGGAGTGGTATGAGACGGGTCGCCAACGCCTTTGACCAGAAAAGCGGAAGACATCTGCGGGTCTTTACCGACCGCCCATCTATGCAGCTCTACACTGCAAACAGTTTTGATACGGAAGAGTCCGATCATGGTCAAATTCCCTTAAAACCTCACCATGCTTTCTGTTTAGAAACACAGGAATTTCCAGACGCAATGAATCATCCGGAATTTTGCTGTTCCCCTCTTCTTCCAAATGAAAAATTCCATACAACAACCATTTATAAATTTGAGCTTTAA
- a CDS encoding DUF11 domain-containing protein, translating to MSEKQADPNTNSSPFKVGTTATGSVTAKEGENPQSIRAISNVIITDVVKAVVKESADTEFDNNGEKIKYTVTLQNDSSVDLYDVKLISELCSKTTLVKDSIIPTPQLDETLETGISVTSPDEMSVGSVPKGTSAVLEYEVTVNEGETGDIVNDSIAEIKFRDQMGGEYTGRTEPSIVVTNIAKADLQIIETADKTFVTEDDEEIIFNLTIKNTGNVKVNDIVVTSPFPAGMNYKPNSTLKNDTEALSDENPADSINIGDLDPAQIYKIQFSVTVNL from the coding sequence ATGTCAGAAAAACAAGCAGATCCAAATACGAATTCTTCCCCATTTAAAGTTGGTACAACGGCAACTGGATCGGTAACTGCAAAAGAGGGGGAGAATCCTCAATCGATTAGGGCCATTAGTAACGTTATTATTACTGATGTAGTGAAAGCTGTTGTAAAAGAATCCGCGGACACGGAATTTGACAATAATGGGGAAAAAATAAAATATACCGTAACCTTGCAGAATGATTCTTCTGTTGATTTATATGACGTTAAGCTTATAAGCGAATTGTGCTCAAAGACGACCTTGGTAAAAGATTCTATTATCCCCACTCCTCAGCTTGATGAAACGCTGGAAACCGGAATTTCTGTTACAAGTCCAGATGAAATGTCTGTTGGAAGTGTTCCTAAAGGGACGTCAGCGGTATTGGAATATGAGGTAACAGTTAATGAAGGAGAAACCGGCGATATTGTGAACGACTCTATTGCTGAGATTAAGTTTAGAGATCAAATGGGCGGTGAATATACCGGAAGAACAGAACCAAGCATAGTTGTGACCAATATTGCAAAAGCAGATCTTCAGATCATTGAGACGGCAGATAAAACATTTGTAACAGAAGACGATGAAGAGATCATATTTAATTTAACTATTAAAAATACGGGAAATGTCAAAGTCAATGATATTGTTGTTACAAGCCCATTCCCAGCTGGAATGAATTATAAACCAAATTCAACCTTGAAAAATGATACAGAAGCTTTGAGTGATGAAAACCCTGCGGACAGCATCAATATTGGTGATCTTGATCCTGCACAAATTTATAAAATACAATTTAGCGTAACCGTGAATTTATAA